A genomic window from Leptolyngbya sp. BL0902 includes:
- a CDS encoding PAS domain-containing protein, protein MAESSFSHNAARSKGGDSENHQDHQHLWQLLWEYDPNGLLVVDADLYIKLVNPAFCRMFKVQPNDVLGQPAATILDDVSDLRRVWETGEVYRGKPREFIQYDLLVNQVIFPILDEGIIACIMADYSHQLAERRELIAIKETTIQQVNQVVDNQMKVVQEIAGLLGETTAQTKVSLLKIVQMLQHEAVDPVAVRPQDWSPTRSTIEDRGQEGH, encoded by the coding sequence ATGGCAGAGTCTAGTTTTTCTCACAACGCCGCTCGATCTAAGGGTGGGGATAGTGAAAACCACCAAGATCACCAGCATCTCTGGCAACTGCTGTGGGAATATGACCCCAATGGACTGTTAGTTGTGGATGCAGACCTCTACATTAAGCTGGTCAATCCGGCCTTTTGTCGAATGTTTAAAGTGCAGCCCAACGATGTGCTGGGCCAGCCCGCTGCCACCATTTTAGACGACGTCAGCGACCTTCGACGAGTATGGGAAACAGGGGAAGTCTATCGAGGCAAGCCGAGGGAGTTTATCCAGTACGATCTACTCGTAAATCAGGTCATTTTTCCCATTCTTGATGAGGGTATCATTGCCTGCATCATGGCCGACTATAGCCATCAGCTTGCGGAACGACGGGAGCTCATTGCTATTAAAGAAACCACCATTCAGCAGGTCAACCAAGTCGTAGACAACCAGATGAAGGTGGTACAGGAAATTGCCGGACTATTAGGAGAAACAACCGCCCAAACTAAGGTAAGTTTGCTAAAAATTGTGCAGATGCTCCAGCATGAGGCGGTGGATCCCGTGGCGGTACGGCCTCAAGACTGGAGCCCTACCCGCTCGACCATTGAGGATCGAGGGCAGGAGGGCCACTAG
- a CDS encoding (2Fe-2S) ferredoxin domain-containing protein, which produces MAKENLFLCMGSACHQMGVYDVLPKLQALIQAHGLDGVIELKGSFCLETCSQGIVMKFQDHRFLGISPQNVDAIFTERILPMIEAALAHVP; this is translated from the coding sequence ATGGCAAAAGAAAACCTGTTTCTCTGTATGGGTTCGGCCTGCCACCAAATGGGGGTCTACGATGTGCTGCCAAAACTTCAGGCGCTCATCCAAGCCCATGGCCTCGATGGCGTGATTGAACTAAAGGGATCCTTTTGCTTGGAAACATGCAGTCAGGGGATTGTCATGAAGTTTCAAGATCATCGCTTTTTGGGCATCAGTCCCCAAAATGTAGACGCCATTTTTACTGAGCGCATTCTACCGATGATTGAGGCTGCCTTGGCCCACGTCCCGTAG